The sequence ataatactcccagtaatgtgtctgagtgtataacagagctccacggcaataatactaccagtaatgtgtgtgagtgtataacagagctccacagtaataatactcccagtaatgtgtctgagtgtataacagagctccacagccataatactcccagtaatgtgtctgagtgtataacagagctccacagtaataatactcccagtaatgtggctgagtgtataacagagctccacagccataatactcccagtaatgtgtctgagtgtataacagagctccacaataataatactcccagtaatgtgtctgagtgtataacagagctccacatcaataatactcccagtaatgtgtctgagtgtataacagagctccacagcaataatactcccagtaatgtgtctgagtgtataacagagctccacagcaataatactgccagtaatgtgagtgtataacagagcttcacagcaataatactcccagtaatgtgtctgagtgtataacagagcttcacagcaataatactcccagtaatgtgtctgagtgtataacagagctccacagcaataatactcccagtaatgtgtctgagtgtataacagagctccacagcaataatactcccagtaatgtgtctgagtgtataaccgagttccacagcaataatactcccagtaatgtgtctgagtgtataacagagccccacagtaataatactcccagtaatgtgtctgagtgtataacagagctccacagtaataatactcccagtaatgtgtctgagtgtataaccgagttccacagcaataatactccaagtaatgtgtctgagtgtataacagagccccacagcaataatactcccagtaatagagctccacagcaataatactcccagtaatagagctccacagcaataatactcccagtaatgtgtctgagtgtataacagagctccacagcaataatactcccagtaatgtgtctgagtgtataacagagctccacatcaataatactcccagtaatgtgtctgagtgtataacagagctccacagcaataatactcccagtaatgtgtctgagtgtataacagagccccacagcaataatactcccagtaatgtgtctgagtgtataacagagctccacagcaataatactgccagtaatgtgagtgtataacagagcttcacagcaataatactcccagtaatgtgtctgagtgtataacagagcttcacagcaataatactcccagtaatgtgtctgagtgtataaccgagttccacagcaataatactcccagtaatgtgtctgagtgtataacagagccccacagtaataatactcccagtaatgtgtctgagtgtataacagagctccacagtaataatactcccagtaatgtgtctgagtgtataaccgagttccacagcaataatactcccagtaatgtgtctgagtgtataaccgagttccacagcaataatactcccagtaatgtgtctgagtgtataaccgagttccacagcaataatactccaagtaatgtgtctgagtgtataacagagcaccacagcaataatactcccagtaatagagctccacagcaataatactcccagtaatagagctccacagcaataatactcccagtaatgtgtctgagtgtataacagagctccacagcaataatactcccagtaatgtgtctgagtgtataacagagctccacagcaataatactcccagtaatgtgtctttaagatacaataaatgtatttagaaatcagtctgtgtaaataagatacatggttcttgttataaattacattttagttggataaattgttattagtaagtcacctaaaatttctcagaacagctggccacacccccactcacaacaGCCCTCCCCcggccacacacactcacactcaatacagccccgcccctggccacacccccactcacacccctattTGCAATCCCAGGGCTGGAGAGACCAGATTATTGCCCTCTCCAAAATCTTCTCTTCATCCAGCCCCAGGTGTACGAACCACCTGATTAATAAAGATACAAATTAACGCCCGCGTGAAAACAATACTGATAATTTATTGCCTACAGCTTGGTCAAGGCACTTGTGAAATAGGAGGGACCCAATCCTGCTCTGCAAAGCTTACAATCTAACGTGGTGTGGGGTGGAATGTGCCATTTCTTTACATTTTGGAACCTCGTAGAGCAGAGACGTCTCCACAGAAACCAAGGATGAGGAGGTGAAGAGCGAGTCAGAGGGGGAGATCTATAAACCTGTTACCAGAAAGAGAGAGGTTGGGCGATGTTTTCAAAGTGGCACAATCACCGTGGCAACCAGTGGAATGTTCCTGCCGATTGCTCCACTCCGAGAACGATCCTTTACTTTGAGCTCCATTTTTATAAATCTCCCCGCGGAATCCGGGCCTTGGGTCAGCACATCACGCAGGAGATAGCTGTGTCCATCACGGTGCAAAAATCAAGCGTTTTCGATGCCGGACGAGACGTGTAAGGTCACTGCTCTGCAATGCATCACATCTCGCACGAGTTTAAACAAAATAGCATCCGTCCCTACGGCCTGCGCaggaatatacacacatatacatatctatacacccttaatacatatatatacacatgtataacaCAGTGCATGGATAGCAGCGTCCTCCCTGTTTGTCCGGGGTCATGGAGGTATTGGTAACCTAGAGAGGAGATAAGAGAAGGATCATTACTCGAATGGTATTCTGCAGAGCATTGCGACAACAGAGAGACAGAACTGCAGCACATTGCTTCCTAGGACTAGTATTCTGTTACGGTACGTTCCGGGCACAGCATGGCCAAGCCTAACGCatcactgcaagcaccataaccactacatccccAAGGTAAGTAGTCAGACAGCGCTTCCCTCCTCTACTACCAATGCTGGAGAGACTGAAAGTTCCTAAGCGGGAATTTCCGTTCGCTCTCTTGAGCTCAGGGCTCAGCTCATCGATGTCAGCTGATAGTGTTCGTAAAATAAAATTGTGACTTTAACTAaaagaaaatgtcagatctctgaGACAGTAATATTTATATGCTAGGAGAATTGATTGAGAATTATTTAAATcggtcccccttccccctccgATAGAATATTTATGGAGtactgattttgtcccaatccaGTCGAGATATGCAGAGATCTCATGGGATCCTCCAGAGAAcacaatgctgtactctcgcgcatgtaTGAGCGTACAGCAGTGACATCGGTTCCTAGCGCTGAAACACCAGGAGCTGACAGAGGAAGATGGCAGCGCTCGCGAGGGGCATGTTTAGCTAAGTAAATCTCACCGTTACCTGCCCCCTCCGCCCACTGCACCCCCAGCGGTAATATAACCGTCGGGGGTCTTGCAAATTTGGCATGTATACAAGATATATATTTAACTGGCTAAGAGAAACAAAAGCTAATTTTGGATTGTGTGTATTATAAAGGTTTCAAATATGACACAGTCCCAGCTGGGACACTTTTTACAACATGGCCGCCAAGCTTGCCGGACAGGCTTTCATAGCTATAGCTCAACGCCGGAGCTGCCATTGCAGACCTGATCTCAGAGAATGAACTGATTGGGATAATGAAGGTGAAATCGGTGATCAAAGTTAGAGATTATGGAGAAACCCCTCGTTATAAACCATGGTAAAACCTGCAGCATATCGCTCTCTGACGCAGAGCATCTCTCTTACCATTAATGTATTAGCAGCTCCTCAGCTGAGTGCGCTCCTGTCTCTTCTATGGGAGCTGTGGAGACAACGGACTCAATTATTACCAAATAAAACAACACACCACCTGTCTGtgaactacacttcccatgattctcagtctaTAGGCACACTGATGGCCAGCCTGGCACactgcatcatgggaaatgtagtccacaaacaaGACTATTATAGTGGAGGCCAAATTAATTAATGATACTCCCAGGACTTGTTACCCTCTCCCCCTCTGTGCACCTTACAGTGTGTACAGAGCACCTCTAGGACAGGTACTCAGGGATGGGGTACACAGCACAGCACCTCTAGGACTGATACACAGGGCATGTGTAGGAGTATACAGTATATAATCTCTAGGACTGATACACAGAGCATGTGTAGGGGCATACAGTATATAATCTCTAGGACTGATACACAGGGCATGTGTAGGGGTATACAGTATATAATCTCTAGGACTGATTCACAGGGCATGTGTAGGGGTATACAGTATATAATCTCTAGGACTGATTCACAGGGCATGTGTAGGGGTATACAGTATATAATCTCTAGGACTGATACACAGAGCATGTGTAGGGGTATACAGTATATAATCTCTAGGACTGATACACAGGGCATGTGTAGGGGTATACAGTATATAATCTCTAGGACTGATACACAGGGCATGTGTAGGGGTATACAGTATATAATCTCTAGGACTGATACACAGGGCATGTGTAGGGGCATACAGTATATAATCTCTAGGACTGATACACAGAGCATGTGTAGGGGCATGCAGTATATAATCTCTAGGACTGATACACAGGGCATGTGTAGGGGCATACAGTATATAATCTCTAGGACTGATACACAGAGCATGTGTAGGGGCATGCAGTATATAATCTCTAGGACTGATACACAGGGCATGTGTAGGGGTATACAGTATATAATCTCTCGGACTGATACACAGGGCATGTGTAGGGGTATACAGTATATAATCTCTAGGACTGATACACAGGGCATGTGTAGGGGTATACAGTATATAATCTCTAGGACTGATACTTACTGGTGAATTTGTTTTTCCTGCGGCAGTGAGTCAGGTACACCGTGACAGCAAGTATCAAAATGATGAGCATGGACCCAAGAGCTGACAATCCGACTATGAGCCATGGAAAATCCCATGGGTCTAAGATCTCACCTAAGACAAAAAAGAAGTAGGACATTAATTAGTCTGACGCAGACCCAACATTgtactacaaacacatacacagcttCACTGGCAGTCATAGCAACATAGAAGTCggcccatgtagtctgcccaatttcctaaatactgtcattagtccctggccttatcttatagctaggctagccttatgcctatcccacgcatgtttaaactccctcactgtgttaacctgtaccacttcagctggaaggctattccatgcatccactaccctctcagtaaagtaatacttcctgatattatttttaaacctttgccccagcTTCACTGGCAGTCATCTTGTCACTCTCACACTGCCACAGGCCCCTGCAACATTCCTCCCAagagtccctatttaggagggacagtccctattttggaccaaaatccctctgtccctttttCCTATACTAACGTCCCTATTTAACTCCACAGcaatatactcccagtaatgtgtaaaaCAGACCCTCACTCCAACAAACAGGTCCCTCTCACTTACATTTGTGACAGAAATCGCTCTTGCTGGATGTCTCGCAGAGAGTGCAGTCCATACATTTCCCAAGATCCTGGCTCCATGACCGTCCTGAGGGGCACTGCTCCTCTGAAAACAAAATcggtatattatatctgtatactcAGTACCATTATATCGGTATACTCTGTGCCATTATATCGGTATACTCTGTGCCATTATATCGGTATACTCAGTGCCACTATATCAGTATACTCAGTACCATTATATGGGTATACTCAGTGCCACTATATCAGTATACTCGGTACCATTATATGGGTATACTCAGTGCCACTATATCAGTATACTCGGTACCATGATATGGGTATACTCAGTGCCACTATATCAGTATACTCAGTACCATTATATCGGTATACTCTGTGCCATTATATCGGTATACTCAGTGCCATTATATCGGTATACTCAGTGCCACTATATCGGTATACTCAGTGCCACTATATCGGTATACTCAGTGCCACTATATCGGTATACTCAGTGCCACTATATCAGTATACTCAGTGCCACTATATCAGTATACTCGGTACCATTATATGGGTATACTCAGTGCCACTATATCCGTATACTCGGTACCATGATATGGGTATACTCGGTGCCACTATATCAGTATACTCAGTACCATTATATGGGTATACTCTGTGCCATTATATCGGTATACTCAGTGCCACTATATCAGTATACTCAGTACCATTATATGGGTATACTCAGTGCCACTATATCAGTATACTCAGTACCATTATATCGGTATACTCTGTGCCATTATATCGGTATACTCAGTGCCACTATATCAGTATACTCAGTACCATTATATGGGTATACTCAGTGCCACTATATCAGTATACTCGGTACCATTATATGGGTATACTCCGTGCCACTATATCAGTATACTCAGTACCATTATATCGGTATACTCAGTGCCACTATATCGGTATACTCAGTACCATTATATCGGTATACTCAGTGCCACTATATCGGTATACTCAGTGCCACTATATCAGTATACTCAGTACCATTATATCGGTATACTCAGTGCCACTATATCGGTATACTCAGTGCCACTATATCGGTATACTCAGTGCCACTATATCGGTATACTCAGTGCCATTATATGGGTATACTCCGTACCACTATATCGGTATACTCAGTGCCATTATATGGGTATACTCCGTACCACTATATCGGTATACTCAGTGCCATTATATGGGTATACTCTGTACCACTATATCGGTATACTCAGTGCCATTATATGGGTATACTCCGTACCATTATATGGGTTTACTCAGTGCCATTATATCGGTATCCTCAGTACCATTATATCAGTATACACAGTGCCATTATATCAGTATACTCAGTGCCATTATATCAGTATACACAGTACTCTGTTCCCCAATGCAGACACCTGACATTACTATACAGCTCAGAGAGGTTTGTATCATtacataatgtgtgtatatagatatatatagttcaTGTAGTGATGTCATCGGCCTATCTGGGAAGATTATGTCAGGGCCATCATGTGCCCGGAGTGGCGGGGTATCGGGTGATATGGCAGGGATTATTTACACGCACACATGGTGCTAGCTCAGCATTATCACAGCCATGTAATGGGTACAGCATGTGGTCAGGCCCAGCTTATTAATACCCCTTCACCTGGCCCCCCAACACATAAACAAGCAGGAAATGCGTTCTGCAGCCTCACGGCACCATTCTGTGGGTTTAAATACAGGGGGAGATGTGCTGGGCTGATTTTTGGCACATTAAGGGAAGGGGTGCAATCAGGGAATTGTCCGGTTAACGGGAAATCCTCGTGGGCTCAAATATGATACAATTGGTCGAGGATCCTGGTTTAGTTCAGATGCAAAAATGGTCAACAGTTTGCATTGCCTCTTCCAGGTGAGAAGTTGCCAACACCCCTTGCCCTTGTAGAGGCAGCTCTGGGGCACATACAGGTTATTCACTATTACACTATTATTCTTACCAATTCTCACTTTCCTACTACTCCTTAAACGGACACGTAAGAAGGTTAACTGTCCCGCCCCGACCTCAATGAGAAGCTTGCTGCTGGAAAATCAAGCGATTTGATTGGGGAATTTGTGGCAATAGTAGTGCAAGCCCCGATGTTCACCAGACAGGATGGTGAGAATGCCATCACTGACAGTTAAACCAGTTTGGAAAGGAACAATGGTGAGGGTTGGACAAAACGGTGGGAAGACTCCACAGGGTAAAACCTCCAACCctctaaagggacactctaggcaaaaTAACCAATTTAGCTGATTGAAGTGGTTACGGTGCCTGGAGTCCATGATTTACTCACCATTTAGAAGATATGCTCTATTTCCTGGCAGCGTGCCACCTGGACTCCAATGACAAAATGGCAGAGCTATGCTCCTCTTAACACCATACCAAGGTTTAATAGATCTCAGCTAATCGCTGCCCCATCCCTGGTCTGAAGTGGTATGATGCCAGGCAGAAGCAGAGCTCTGCCTCCACCATATTGTAATTAGAGGCTGGGCTGCTGGAGACCAAGCATCTCTGATAAACAATAAGTAGAGGTTTTGGACAAATGTGGAGCTTTCTGTTTACAAGGTGCCCTCCACGTGTTACTGATTAATGAAGACCAAGGTGCCCTCCACGTGTTACTGATTAATGAAGACCAAGGTGCCCTCCACGTGTTACTGATTAATGAAGACCAAGGTGGCCTCTAACTGTTACTGATTAATGAAGGCCAAGGTGGCCTCCACCTGTTACTGATTAATGAAGACCAAGGTGGCCTCTACCTGTTACTGATTAATGAAGGCCAAGGTGCCCTCCACCTGTTACTGATTAATGAAGACCAAGGTGCCCTCCACGTGTTACTGATTAATGAAGGCCAAGGTGCCCTCCACCTGTTACTGATTAATGAAGACCAAGGTGGCCTCTACCTGTTACTGATTAATGAAGGCCAAGGTGCCCTCCACCTGTTACTGATTAATGAAGACC is a genomic window of Pelobates fuscus isolate aPelFus1 chromosome 8, aPelFus1.pri, whole genome shotgun sequence containing:
- the TNFRSF12A gene encoding tumor necrosis factor receptor superfamily member 12A, giving the protein MVPLAGQMMGLTRHPFVLLLLVAMCRGEPDPEEQCPSGRSWSQDLGKCMDCTLCETSSKSDFCHKCEILDPWDFPWLIVGLSALGSMLIILILAVTVYLTHCRRKNKFTTPIEETGAHSAEELLIH